From Magnolia sinica isolate HGM2019 chromosome 13, MsV1, whole genome shotgun sequence, one genomic window encodes:
- the LOC131222384 gene encoding 18 kDa seed maturation protein-like, whose product MQAGKNAAASMKETAGNIATSAKAGMDKTKATVQGKAEKTTSHDPLEKQMAEERKEEKITQAEINKLQAKEQNAAAKESARAGQTGTVTLHPTAALPGHGTGQPHGQVTSGVVGSHPTATNTGTGTTTARNPLAGGTDQTGYGTGGGHS is encoded by the exons ATGCAGGCGGGAAAGAACGCAGCGGCTTCGATGAAGGAGACGGCAGGCAACATCGCTACATCGGCCAAGGCCGGGATGGACAAGACCAAGGCAACTGTCCAAGGAAAG GCAGAGAAGACGACATCCCACGACCCGTTGGAAAAGCAAATGgcggaagaaaggaaggaagagaagataACCCAAGCTGAGATCAACAAACTGCAGGCGAAAGAGCAGAACGCGGCGGCCAAAGAGTCGGCACGTGCCGGTCAGACTGGCACTGTAACCCTTCACCCAACGGCAGCACTGCCCGGGCATGGGACGGGGCAGCCCCATGGGCAGGTGACTAGCGGGGTTGTTGGGTCCCACCCTACTGCGACGAACACTGGCACCGGCACCACCACTGCCCGTAACCCTCTCGCGGGCGGCACCGACCAGACAGGGTACGGGACAGGTGGCGGTCACAGCTGA